One Nicotiana sylvestris chromosome 12, ASM39365v2, whole genome shotgun sequence genomic window carries:
- the LOC138883655 gene encoding uncharacterized protein, with the protein MHKMKQFLRIPYEFVAADFKMIEKNAKAKKILICGLGPDEYNRISVCSNAKQILDAPQTTHEEINQVKRSKIELLMRNYELFSMKESEPIQDMMTRFTIITNDLKSLEKVFTSKELVSKVLRILPALWESKVTAIQEAKKLDKISLDEFVGNLKTHEMRKIELRKKESKKDKALVLKASEDDESDYDDSNLAIFTKFKRFMKNSKSASKRETSSKPKQIDKADGCYKCGKLDHMVKDCPK; encoded by the coding sequence ATGCACAAAATGAAACAGTTCCTAAGGATCCCCTACGAATTTGTGGCAGCGGATTTCAAAATGATTGAGAAGAATGCAAAGGCTAAGAAAATTCTTATCTGTGGACTTGGTCCTGATGAGTACAATAGAATTTCTGTGTGCTCTAATGCGAAGCAGATATTGGATGCACCCCAAACTACACATGAAGAAATAAACCAAGTAAAGAGATCAAAGATAGAGCTACTCATGAGAAACTATGAGCTCTTCTCCATGAAGGAGTCTGAGCCCATCCAGGATATGATGACTAGGTTCACTATAATAACCAATGATCTGAAATCACTTGAAAAGGTATTTACCTCAAAAGAGTTGGTTAGTAAAGTTCTAAGAATCCTTCCAGCTTTATGGGAATCAAAAGTCACTGCAATACAGGAAGCCAAGAAATTGGACAAAATCTCACTTGATGAGTTCGTTGGAAACTTAAAAACTCATGAAATGAGAAAGATAGAACTGCGCAAGAAAGAATCAAAGAAGGATAAGGCCTTGGTTCTTAAAGCGTCTGAGGATGATGAATCTGACTATGATGATTCTAATCTAGCAATATTTACCAAGTTTAAAAGGTTCATGAAGAATTCCAAAAGTGCATCCAAGAGAGAGACCAGTAGTAAGCCCAAGCAGATCGACAAAGCTGATGGGTGCTACAAGTGCGGTAAGCTAGATCACATGGTCAAGGACTGCCCAAAGTAG